Proteins from a genomic interval of Clostridium scatologenes:
- a CDS encoding glutamine synthetase, with protein MFKDLIYVIPKEKHSEEDLRDILTSHSEIKFVSLIGIDLSGNDTDERIPMKVFLEDISGFIKGAIQTDGSSVVLPGIATLNNAKVDMIADTEVNWFIDYNFEFIDEETSKPIGTVRIPCFLIHEGKAVDSRHILKAATTYVKDTLFDSYKKYPELLTAYGAKFDDVSDVIATAATELEFWVKTPEDKAEVQELFTSQVLQEQYWTRTKGVVRSALEETLLLMEMYGLDPEMGHKEVGGVKAHLTETGDLTHVMEQLEIDWKYADALQAADNELFVRTLVKETFRRHGLEVTFLAKPIDGVAGSGEHTHLSIALKLKNGKRFNLYASTDNNFLSIYGYGSLMGILKNYEVINPIVSATNDSLRRLKPGFEAPICIVTSLGHSVDVPSRNRTILLGAIRDINNPISTRFELRAPNPFTNTYLAVAALFVTSIDGINYAISNKKTEADLLSELSKSAGEETAYLEKDRAYRSEEDVFEDYSDEERSRLFGKAPATVYENVLALDKYPEKVNVLKSGNVFTEEILNSFRIGVERRWLTEIDSRIISNYTYEIRGFKKLHCVDNALDLDVANWQKVNNLRQYLLKNSYSTKSLFTTIKDAINAGDYATVSELQIKMDDKIAELRSLYNEYKNNLLDI; from the coding sequence ATGTTTAAAGATCTAATATATGTTATACCAAAAGAAAAGCATTCTGAGGAGGATTTAAGAGATATTTTAACTTCTCATTCTGAAATAAAGTTTGTGTCTCTAATTGGAATAGATTTGTCAGGAAATGATACTGATGAAAGAATTCCTATGAAGGTTTTCTTAGAAGACATTTCTGGTTTTATAAAGGGAGCAATTCAAACAGACGGATCATCAGTTGTTCTTCCAGGAATAGCAACATTAAATAACGCTAAAGTTGATATGATAGCTGATACAGAGGTTAACTGGTTTATAGACTATAATTTTGAGTTTATAGATGAAGAAACTAGCAAGCCAATAGGAACGGTAAGAATTCCTTGTTTCTTAATACATGAAGGTAAGGCTGTAGATTCTAGACACATTTTAAAAGCTGCAACAACTTATGTTAAAGACACATTATTTGATTCATATAAGAAATATCCTGAACTATTAACTGCATATGGAGCTAAATTTGATGATGTATCTGATGTAATAGCTACAGCTGCTACTGAACTTGAATTTTGGGTAAAAACTCCAGAAGACAAAGCTGAAGTTCAAGAACTTTTTACATCTCAAGTACTTCAAGAACAATATTGGACTAGAACTAAAGGTGTTGTAAGATCAGCTTTGGAAGAAACTTTATTATTAATGGAAATGTATGGTTTAGATCCTGAAATGGGGCATAAAGAGGTTGGTGGTGTAAAGGCTCATTTAACTGAAACTGGTGACCTTACTCATGTTATGGAGCAACTTGAAATAGATTGGAAATATGCTGATGCATTACAAGCTGCTGATAATGAGCTTTTCGTGAGGACATTAGTAAAAGAAACCTTCAGAAGACATGGACTTGAGGTTACATTTTTAGCTAAGCCAATTGATGGAGTAGCTGGAAGTGGAGAACACACTCACTTAAGTATTGCTTTAAAATTAAAGAACGGCAAAAGATTTAATTTATATGCTTCAACTGATAACAATTTCTTAAGTATATATGGATATGGTTCCTTAATGGGCATATTAAAGAATTATGAAGTTATAAATCCAATTGTATCTGCAACTAACGATTCATTAAGAAGATTAAAGCCTGGATTTGAAGCTCCAATATGTATAGTTACATCCTTAGGACATTCAGTTGATGTTCCTTCAAGAAATAGAACTATATTATTAGGTGCTATTAGAGATATTAACAATCCAATATCAACAAGGTTTGAACTTAGAGCACCAAATCCATTTACAAACACTTATTTAGCAGTAGCAGCGTTGTTTGTTACGTCAATTGATGGTATAAATTATGCTATATCAAATAAGAAAACTGAAGCTGATTTACTTTCTGAGCTTTCAAAGTCTGCTGGAGAAGAAACTGCATATCTTGAAAAAGATAGAGCTTATAGAAGTGAAGAAGATGTATTTGAAGATTACTCTGATGAAGAAAGATCAAGATTATTTGGTAAGGCACCAGCTACAGTTTATGAAAATGTACTAGCATTGGATAAATATCCTGAAAAAGTTAATGTGTTAAAATCTGGTAATGTATTTACAGAGGAAATACTTAACAGTTTCCGTATAGGTGTAGAAAGAAGATGGTTAACTGAAATTGATTCAAGAATAATTTCTAACTACACTTATGAAATTAGAGGTTTTAAGAAACTTCATTGTGTTGATAATGCTTTAGACCTTGATGTAGCTAACTGGCAAAAAGTTAATAATTTAAGACAATATTTGTTAAAAAATAGCTATTCAACAAAGAGCTTATTCACAACTATAAAAGATGCTATAAATGCTGGTGATTATGCAACAGTTTCAGAACTCCAAATTAAAATGGATGATAAGATAGCTGAACTTAGAAGCTTATATAATGAATATAAGAATAACTTATTAGATATCTAA
- a CDS encoding DUF554 domain-containing protein: MRGLGTIINTIAVIIGSGIGLFFKNGMKQKMQHILMQACGVAVIFIGITGTLQGMITMHNGKIETKGTMLLIFSLVIGSFIGQMLDIEKWLDGLGEKIKSAVRVKEDNQFVEGFVNTSLIICIGAMAIVGSIQDGLKGDYSMLIAKSILDFVIVLVFASTHGLGVMFSAIAIFMYEGSITFLTVFIGPFLGNTLIENMSFVGSALILCVGINIALGKKFNVGNMLPALLIPGVYELISNFIK; the protein is encoded by the coding sequence GTGGTATTGGTCTGTTTTTTAAAAATGGTATGAAACAGAAAATGCAGCATATTTTAATGCAGGCTTGTGGTGTAGCAGTAATTTTTATTGGAATTACTGGAACTTTGCAAGGGATGATTACTATGCATAATGGAAAAATAGAAACAAAAGGGACTATGCTTTTAATTTTTTCATTGGTAATAGGGAGCTTTATTGGGCAGATGCTAGATATTGAGAAATGGTTGGATGGTTTGGGTGAAAAAATTAAAAGTGCTGTAAGAGTAAAAGAGGACAATCAGTTTGTAGAAGGATTTGTTAATACATCTCTTATTATCTGTATAGGAGCTATGGCCATAGTTGGTTCTATACAAGATGGACTTAAGGGTGATTACTCAATGTTGATTGCGAAATCTATTTTAGATTTTGTCATAGTTTTAGTTTTTGCTTCCACTCATGGACTTGGTGTTATGTTTTCTGCAATTGCAATTTTTATGTATGAAGGAAGCATTACATTTCTTACTGTTTTTATTGGTCCATTTTTAGGAAATACATTAATTGAAAATATGTCTTTTGTAGGATCAGCGTTGATTTTATGTGTTGGTATAAATATTGCATTGGGAAAGAAATTTAATGTAGGAAATATGCTGCCAGCACTTTTAATTCCTGGTGTATATGAATTGATTTCGAATTTTATTAAATAA
- a CDS encoding C-GCAxxG-C-C family protein, translating into MDVKQNKDIEAVMTEAESIARNYFRQGLNCSECVYRSILDLYQPDLSPDTICLASGFGGGMGHTRNTCGAVTGAVLSLGSIKGRKNPFEKETPAERAQELKDVYAPFANMINEIQNYYGTLICKELSAPHGDFESRERKKNCQQIIGYCTSLVAKYAGEINKK; encoded by the coding sequence ATGGATGTAAAACAAAATAAAGACATTGAAGCTGTTATGACTGAAGCTGAGAGTATTGCTAGAAATTATTTTAGACAAGGTTTAAACTGTTCAGAATGTGTTTATCGCAGTATTTTAGACTTATATCAACCAGATTTATCACCAGATACCATTTGCCTTGCTTCTGGATTTGGCGGCGGCATGGGACATACGCGAAATACCTGCGGAGCTGTAACAGGTGCTGTATTATCATTAGGTTCTATTAAAGGAAGAAAAAATCCTTTTGAAAAAGAAACACCTGCAGAGAGAGCTCAAGAGCTTAAAGATGTTTATGCTCCTTTTGCTAATATGATTAATGAAATTCAAAACTATTATGGAACATTGATTTGCAAAGAACTTTCAGCACCACATGGTGATTTTGAAAGCAGAGAAAGGAAAAAAAACTGCCAGCAAATAATTGGATACTGTACTTCCTTAGTAGCAAAGTATGCTGGTGAAATCAATAAGAAATAA
- a CDS encoding putative DNA modification/repair radical SAM protein encodes MEIDEKLKILSSAAKYDVSCSSSGSNRSSKKGNIGSVDRSGICHSFTPDGRCISLLKILLTNYCIYDCSYCINRRSNDIERASFTADEVVNLTMNFYRRNYIEGLFLSSSIIKNANFTMELLTIVVDKLRNEHNFRGYIHLKAIPGADEELIKKAGSLVDRMSVNIELPSSKSLKLLAPEKNKNDILKPMGDIKNNIVINKYERKKYKKSPIFVPGGQSTQLIVGATKESDLNILNLTENLYSKFDLRRVYYSAYVPVNNSRNLPEIKTPPTLREHRLYQGDWLLRVYGFKAKELLNEKNPNFDINLDPKTTYALNNIHLFPVEINRAPYHTLIRIPGIGVRGAYKIISARKISSLDFHDLKKLGIVMKRAQYFITCKGKYYGSVAFDDMHIRKALTPKFDLNSIDEGAYQLSFFDNNISNLIAPKDISNNSKLLLLNDKSTSITGEL; translated from the coding sequence ATGGAAATAGATGAAAAGTTAAAGATTTTATCTTCTGCTGCTAAATATGATGTATCTTGTTCATCTTCTGGCTCAAATAGAAGTTCAAAAAAAGGCAATATTGGTTCTGTAGATAGAAGTGGCATATGCCACAGCTTTACTCCAGATGGACGATGTATATCCCTTCTAAAAATACTTTTAACAAATTATTGCATATATGATTGTTCTTATTGTATCAATAGAAGATCTAATGATATTGAGAGAGCTTCTTTTACTGCTGATGAAGTTGTAAATTTAACAATGAATTTTTACAGACGTAATTATATAGAAGGATTGTTCTTAAGTTCTTCAATTATAAAAAATGCTAATTTCACTATGGAACTCCTTACAATAGTTGTTGATAAATTGAGAAATGAACATAACTTTAGAGGTTATATTCATCTAAAAGCAATTCCTGGCGCTGATGAAGAACTTATAAAAAAAGCAGGTTCCCTTGTGGATAGAATGAGTGTAAATATAGAATTGCCTTCATCAAAATCACTTAAATTATTAGCTCCTGAAAAAAATAAAAATGATATTTTAAAACCTATGGGTGATATTAAAAATAATATTGTTATAAATAAATATGAACGCAAGAAATACAAAAAATCACCTATATTTGTACCTGGTGGTCAAAGCACTCAGCTTATTGTTGGCGCCACAAAAGAAAGTGATTTAAATATACTAAATTTAACTGAAAATCTATATAGTAAGTTTGATCTAAGGAGAGTTTACTATTCAGCATATGTTCCTGTTAACAATAGCAGAAATCTTCCTGAAATTAAGACGCCTCCTACTCTTAGAGAACATAGACTATATCAAGGTGACTGGCTATTAAGGGTTTATGGTTTTAAAGCAAAGGAATTGCTAAATGAAAAAAATCCTAACTTTGATATTAATCTCGATCCTAAAACAACTTATGCTTTAAATAATATTCACCTATTTCCTGTAGAAATAAATAGGGCTCCTTATCATACTCTTATAAGAATACCTGGTATTGGAGTACGTGGTGCATACAAAATCATAAGTGCTCGCAAAATTAGCTCATTAGATTTTCATGATTTAAAAAAACTTGGCATAGTTATGAAAAGAGCTCAATATTTCATTACCTGCAAAGGTAAATATTATGGATCTGTGGCCTTTGATGATATGCATATTAGAAAAGCTCTTACTCCAAAATTTGATTTAAATTCAATAGATGAAGGTGCTTATCAGCTAAGCTTTTTTGACAATAATATAAGTAATTTAATTGCTCCTAAAGATATTTCAAATAATAGTAAATTGCTTTTATTAAACGATAAATCCACTTCAATTACTGGTGAATTATAG
- a CDS encoding TIGR03915 family putative DNA repair protein, producing the protein MKEYIYDNTFEGLLTAIFYAYSCKEDCVITKSSHYTASFLNEVLNITTEYDKFNRVYKSIVEKLNTEILTNMYYLYLCGIPDPSSIALKYLKLCYKYGTNINLAKNNDIIILVDKYTRKVTHEAHMFTGFVRFKEVAPLSFYASIEPDHNILPLILNHFTKRFSDQNFIIHDLKRNLAIIYNKEKALITDFKREDSKIFSSPDGEFEALWKTFYKSVNIKERENPRLRTRYMPKRYWSHLTEFK; encoded by the coding sequence ATGAAAGAATACATATACGATAACACTTTTGAAGGTTTGCTTACTGCCATTTTTTATGCTTACAGCTGCAAAGAAGATTGTGTTATAACAAAATCAAGTCACTATACCGCCTCATTTCTCAATGAGGTTTTAAATATTACCACTGAATATGATAAATTCAATAGAGTCTATAAAAGTATTGTAGAAAAACTTAATACTGAAATTTTAACGAATATGTACTACTTATATCTTTGTGGAATTCCAGATCCCAGCTCTATTGCTTTGAAATATCTTAAACTTTGCTATAAATATGGTACAAATATTAACTTAGCTAAAAATAATGACATTATAATTTTAGTTGACAAATACACTAGAAAAGTTACTCATGAAGCCCACATGTTCACTGGATTTGTAAGATTTAAGGAAGTAGCACCGTTAAGTTTTTATGCCTCTATAGAACCTGACCATAATATTTTACCTTTAATACTTAATCATTTTACAAAAAGATTTTCCGACCAAAACTTCATAATTCATGATTTAAAAAGAAACTTAGCAATAATATATAATAAAGAAAAAGCACTTATAACTGATTTTAAGAGGGAAGACTCTAAAATTTTCTCTTCACCAGATGGTGAATTTGAAGCTCTTTGGAAAACTTTTTATAAATCTGTTAATATAAAAGAACGTGAAAATCCTAGACTCCGTACCCGCTATATGCCTAAAAGATATTGGTCTCACCTCACAGAATTTAAATAG